A window of Ignicoccus hospitalis KIN4/I contains these coding sequences:
- a CDS encoding adenylate kinase family protein yields the protein MFILIAGVPGSGKTTVAKELSKMIGCKSLSVTDVVVKNKLYVDVEKDECGKPLYVVDMDKLEELIKGLEGCYIIEGVVVDFVPPEATKKVLYLQARPKTLIARMEQKGYCKEKICSNLEAELVGSYLQMLRGLYGDKVVCVQSDGPLDRTLEEALKAVKCERLPCARWSQEDFEEFSSYCL from the coding sequence ATGTTTATTTTAATAGCGGGGGTCCCGGGTTCAGGAAAGACCACGGTGGCCAAGGAACTGTCGAAAATGATCGGCTGTAAGTCGCTCAGCGTCACGGACGTAGTAGTTAAAAACAAGCTTTACGTAGATGTGGAGAAAGATGAATGCGGCAAACCGTTATACGTAGTTGACATGGACAAGTTAGAAGAGTTGATAAAGGGGTTAGAGGGGTGTTACATAATAGAGGGCGTAGTGGTCGACTTCGTCCCGCCCGAGGCCACGAAGAAGGTCCTGTACCTTCAAGCCCGACCCAAGACCTTGATCGCCAGAATGGAACAGAAGGGCTACTGTAAGGAAAAGATATGCTCCAATTTGGAGGCCGAGTTGGTAGGGTCTTACTTGCAAATGTTGAGGGGCCTCTACGGCGACAAGGTGGTCTGTGTCCAAAGCGACGGACCCTTGGATAGGACCCTCGAGGAGGCGTTAAAGGCGGTGAAGTGCGAGAGGCTCCCGTGCGCGCGCTGGTCTCAAGAGGACTTCGAGGAGTTCTCTAGCTATTGCTTATGA
- a CDS encoding sugar phosphate isomerase/epimerase family protein, with amino-acid sequence MTRKYGWAAWKGQLDKLEELLKEAREAGFDYVEFSLDYPLPYKADLVAEIVKKIKDFGLAVSFHAPWRGLDVATLWPEVRKASIDIIKKSIRMASELGAEYVVYHVTTPEKLFKDTVDEVYEAGKEAVAELTDFAREMSVEAAVENVGNLGTPEFFGILKDETRAKFCFDVAHAVTTFMQRHKLKLNDVDVDEVIELWKNAIGGRTLCAHVHGVEAPRREHRPLGYPLTKRAAAKAYVSLGADYVTYEIYYVRKGEEATPKVVGKEMKDVRSWELVYEKRQALVA; translated from the coding sequence ATGACGAGGAAGTACGGCTGGGCCGCTTGGAAGGGACAGTTAGACAAGCTGGAAGAGCTGTTGAAGGAGGCCAGAGAGGCCGGTTTCGATTACGTGGAGTTCAGCTTGGATTACCCCCTTCCGTACAAAGCCGACCTAGTTGCCGAGATAGTTAAGAAGATTAAGGACTTCGGATTGGCGGTGAGCTTTCACGCCCCTTGGAGGGGATTGGACGTAGCTACGCTGTGGCCCGAGGTACGTAAAGCCTCTATAGATATCATAAAGAAGTCCATAAGGATGGCCTCAGAGCTCGGCGCGGAGTACGTAGTTTACCACGTCACTACCCCGGAGAAGCTGTTCAAGGACACGGTGGACGAGGTCTACGAGGCCGGGAAGGAGGCGGTCGCGGAGCTCACGGACTTCGCGCGCGAGATGTCTGTAGAGGCGGCGGTGGAGAACGTAGGTAACTTGGGAACCCCCGAGTTCTTCGGCATATTGAAGGACGAGACGAGAGCGAAGTTCTGCTTCGACGTGGCTCACGCGGTGACTACCTTTATGCAGAGGCACAAGTTGAAGTTGAACGACGTAGATGTGGACGAAGTAATAGAGTTGTGGAAGAACGCCATAGGGGGCAGGACCTTGTGTGCCCACGTGCACGGGGTGGAGGCGCCCAGAAGGGAGCACAGGCCGCTGGGCTACCCCCTCACGAAGAGGGCGGCGGCGAAGGCCTACGTCAGCTTGGGCGCAGATTACGTGACCTATGAAATATACTACGTGAGGAAGGGGGAGGAGGCCACGCCCAAGGTAGTCGGGAAGGAGATGAAGGACGTCCGCTCGTGGGAGCTCGTTTACGAGAAGAGGCAAGCCTTGGTGGCTTAA
- the dcd gene encoding dCTP deaminase: protein MILSDGGIKSYLRRGLMKIEPFDENQVRENGVDLTIGHQYARFKNTEDVLDVTKEEDLSKYYELGFMDDEGIVIKPYEHVLLHTREYIEMPADLVGLVNLKSSFARLGLYIPPTVVDAGFKGEIVIEIIGSSFPVRVRPGVPFIHLVFLRTDSPVLRDYSVRGHYQGQRGIRLPKLPIKL from the coding sequence TTGATTCTCTCCGACGGCGGCATAAAATCCTATTTAAGGAGGGGACTAATGAAGATAGAACCCTTCGACGAGAACCAAGTGCGCGAGAACGGGGTAGACTTGACCATTGGCCACCAATATGCGAGATTCAAAAATACGGAAGACGTATTGGACGTCACCAAGGAGGAAGACTTGAGCAAGTACTACGAACTGGGCTTTATGGACGACGAAGGGATAGTGATAAAGCCTTACGAACACGTACTTCTCCACACGAGAGAGTACATAGAAATGCCGGCCGACTTAGTAGGCTTGGTAAATCTAAAGAGCTCCTTCGCGCGCTTGGGCCTTTACATACCGCCGACGGTTGTGGACGCGGGCTTCAAGGGCGAAATAGTGATTGAAATAATCGGGAGCTCCTTCCCCGTGAGGGTGAGGCCGGGGGTGCCGTTCATTCACTTGGTCTTCCTCAGGACAGACTCTCCCGTGTTACGGGACTATAGCGTTAGAGGCCATTATCAAGGACAAAGGGGGATAAGGTTGCCCAAGCTGCCCATAAAGCTCTGA
- a CDS encoding Lrp/AsnC ligand binding domain-containing protein gives MARVYLLIKTESGMEEKVYQALKGLDYVSRVDIVTGPYDVIAIFEADSLSKIEDYILNKVRKSEGIRETTTLIALTA, from the coding sequence TTGGCACGCGTCTACCTACTGATTAAGACTGAGTCGGGCATGGAAGAGAAGGTTTACCAAGCTTTAAAGGGCTTGGACTACGTCAGCAGGGTCGACATAGTAACCGGGCCTTACGACGTAATAGCAATCTTCGAGGCCGACAGCTTGAGTAAGATAGAGGACTACATACTCAACAAAGTGAGGAAGAGCGAAGGAATTAGGGAGACCACCACGCTAATAGCCCTCACGGCCTAA
- the pyrD gene encoding dihydroorotate dehydrogenase PyrD produces MLDLSADVGGLKLRLPLMPASGILGGSPDALEAVAKKAKVGALVTKTLTLEPRKGNDPPIVVSTPCGLVNAVGLANPGVKVAKELVEVGRKYNLPVVVSIAGKDEREFAEAAWASVDAGASALELNLSCPHAKGLGLELGMDINAVRKVVEAVATTVNVPVFAKLGLVDKLVDTASAALDAGASGLVLINTIRAMVIDIDVMEPVLTNKVGGLSGRAIHPIAVRAVYEVYKELKAPIVGVGGVYEWRDAVELVLAGASAVQIGSAVADKGLGVFSEVLAGLAWWLHSKGFRSLREAVGAAVR; encoded by the coding sequence GTGCTGGACCTAAGCGCGGACGTGGGCGGGCTGAAGTTGAGACTCCCCCTGATGCCGGCCTCCGGGATATTGGGAGGGAGCCCGGATGCGTTGGAGGCCGTGGCCAAGAAGGCGAAGGTAGGGGCTCTAGTCACCAAAACGCTCACTCTAGAGCCCCGAAAGGGGAACGACCCCCCTATAGTGGTCTCCACGCCGTGCGGGCTCGTGAACGCCGTGGGGCTGGCCAACCCCGGAGTCAAGGTCGCGAAGGAGTTGGTGGAGGTCGGGAGGAAGTACAACCTACCGGTGGTCGTGTCTATAGCTGGTAAGGACGAGCGAGAGTTCGCGGAGGCCGCTTGGGCTTCCGTGGACGCGGGCGCCAGCGCCTTGGAGTTGAACCTCTCGTGCCCCCACGCGAAGGGGTTAGGTCTCGAGCTGGGGATGGATATAAATGCCGTTAGGAAGGTAGTAGAGGCCGTGGCCACCACGGTTAACGTGCCGGTGTTCGCCAAGCTCGGGCTCGTGGACAAGCTCGTGGACACCGCCAGCGCCGCGCTGGACGCTGGGGCGTCCGGCCTGGTCTTGATAAATACGATAAGGGCCATGGTAATAGATATTGATGTTATGGAACCCGTCCTAACGAACAAAGTAGGCGGGCTGTCTGGGAGGGCCATCCACCCTATAGCCGTGAGGGCAGTCTATGAAGTCTACAAAGAACTCAAGGCCCCCATCGTCGGCGTCGGTGGGGTGTACGAGTGGAGGGACGCCGTGGAGCTCGTGTTGGCTGGGGCGAGTGCAGTTCAGATAGGCAGCGCCGTGGCCGATAAGGGGCTCGGGGTGTTTTCTGAGGTCCTCGCCGGGTTGGCTTGGTGGCTACACTCCAAGGGGTTCCGCTCGCTGAGGGAGGCCGTGGGGGCTGCGGTGAGGTAA
- a CDS encoding 7-carboxy-7-deazaguanine synthase QueE, with translation MSEFEVIEEFLSIQGEGSLVGTPAYFVRLARCNLRCPWCDTKYSWSPGLKVPVSEVAERALESGVGLIVLTGGEPLLWQLEIRSFLKELEEKGFKGLVQIETNGTIYPSALEGHEIWITVSPKVTCDYYINFPSTVRRILENFSGELKLVVRRTDLTCVKKFLEELGDVPRPVVLQPLDEGEGYASAARELVLEVLKDDYLKRRVRVVPQVHKLLQMP, from the coding sequence ATGTCGGAGTTCGAAGTAATTGAGGAGTTTTTGTCGATTCAAGGCGAGGGCAGCTTGGTGGGGACGCCCGCCTACTTCGTGAGGCTCGCGAGGTGTAACTTGCGCTGCCCTTGGTGCGACACGAAGTACTCTTGGTCCCCAGGACTCAAGGTCCCCGTGAGCGAGGTAGCGGAGAGGGCCCTCGAGAGCGGCGTGGGCCTCATAGTGTTAACCGGCGGAGAGCCCCTGTTGTGGCAACTGGAGATAAGGAGCTTTTTGAAAGAGCTCGAAGAGAAGGGGTTCAAAGGGCTCGTCCAAATAGAGACCAACGGCACGATCTACCCCAGCGCCCTGGAAGGACACGAAATCTGGATTACTGTAAGCCCCAAAGTTACTTGCGATTACTACATAAACTTCCCGTCAACAGTCAGGAGGATATTGGAGAACTTCTCGGGGGAACTGAAGTTAGTGGTGCGGAGGACAGACCTAACGTGTGTAAAGAAGTTCCTCGAAGAGCTCGGAGACGTCCCGAGGCCCGTGGTCCTCCAACCCTTGGACGAGGGCGAGGGTTACGCGTCCGCCGCGAGGGAGCTCGTCCTCGAGGTGTTGAAGGACGACTACCTAAAAAGGAGGGTGAGGGTAGTACCCCAAGTCCACAAGCTCCTCCAAATGCCCTAA
- the rpl7ae gene encoding 50S ribosomal protein L7Ae: MSKPFYVRFEVPPELAEKAYEALRKARESGGKIKKGTNETTKAVDKGLAKLVLIAEDVDPPEIVAHLPLLCEEKKIPYVYVPSKKKLGEAAGIEVQAAAAAIIDPGAAKDLVEEIIKEVEQIKAKAGL, encoded by the coding sequence ATGAGCAAGCCGTTCTACGTTAGGTTTGAAGTGCCCCCCGAGTTGGCCGAGAAGGCTTACGAGGCTTTGAGGAAGGCCAGAGAGAGCGGCGGGAAGATAAAGAAGGGTACTAACGAAACTACCAAGGCCGTCGACAAGGGCCTCGCGAAGCTGGTGCTGATCGCGGAGGACGTGGACCCCCCAGAGATAGTGGCGCACTTGCCCTTGCTCTGTGAAGAGAAGAAGATACCTTACGTCTACGTGCCCAGCAAGAAGAAGCTCGGGGAGGCTGCCGGCATAGAGGTGCAAGCCGCTGCCGCCGCCATAATAGACCCCGGCGCGGCCAAGGACTTGGTAGAAGAGATAATCAAGGAGGTAGAGCAGATAAAGGCCAAGGCCGGGCTCTGA
- a CDS encoding PFL family protein has product MRFRPEEIAEVTEMLHYLNLDVRAVTLSLDVTGKEKEEIVETVESKGSELVRAVREVSEEHGIPIVTVRMALTPLAEVVNKEEELVELAKELDRAAVKTGVDALGGFGAFAEVGLNARAKTLIKVLPEVLSKTERLFGFLNVGDTWSGLNVEAVYEVSEALIDLAIRTKGTGNAKFLVSANLPGDVPFMPGAHHGKGRPEAEVNVAISGPGVMEAVVRRSKVNSFRELYEVLKKAAFKIARLGEFAGRKVAEKMGVEMGSVDLSLAPTPKMGDSVAKVVEAMGVPSFGAPGTLAALALLVEALKKGGAMAVSRFGGFSGLFVPLSEDSGMVEAAQRGTLDLYKLIAYTSVCSAGLDMVPIPLVTPETLASITLDQLMIGVINSKPLGVRLLPVPDAKPGDVIELGGLLGRGVVLPVEDLRPNNFIRLKGHVPPPTLRLHRG; this is encoded by the coding sequence TTGAGGTTCAGGCCCGAGGAGATAGCTGAAGTTACTGAGATGCTTCACTACTTGAACTTGGACGTGAGAGCAGTAACCCTCTCGTTAGACGTCACAGGGAAGGAGAAGGAAGAGATAGTGGAAACGGTCGAAAGCAAGGGCTCGGAGCTAGTGCGTGCCGTTAGGGAAGTAAGCGAAGAGCACGGCATACCTATAGTAACAGTAAGGATGGCGCTGACCCCCCTCGCCGAGGTGGTCAACAAGGAAGAGGAGCTGGTCGAGCTGGCGAAGGAGCTGGACAGAGCAGCCGTAAAGACCGGGGTGGACGCCCTCGGAGGCTTCGGAGCTTTTGCAGAGGTCGGACTGAACGCGAGAGCAAAAACCTTAATCAAGGTTTTACCAGAGGTTTTATCGAAAACCGAGAGGCTCTTCGGGTTCTTGAACGTCGGCGACACGTGGAGCGGCTTGAACGTAGAGGCCGTATATGAGGTGAGCGAAGCGCTAATAGACTTGGCCATAAGGACCAAAGGTACTGGCAACGCCAAGTTCCTAGTTTCGGCGAACTTGCCCGGGGACGTGCCCTTCATGCCCGGCGCCCACCACGGCAAGGGGAGGCCCGAGGCCGAGGTGAACGTAGCGATCTCCGGCCCCGGCGTCATGGAGGCCGTAGTAAGGAGGTCTAAGGTCAACAGCTTCCGAGAGCTCTACGAGGTTTTAAAGAAGGCGGCGTTCAAGATCGCGAGGCTGGGGGAGTTCGCCGGCAGGAAGGTGGCCGAGAAGATGGGAGTTGAAATGGGATCTGTGGACTTGAGTTTGGCGCCGACGCCCAAGATGGGGGACAGCGTGGCTAAGGTGGTAGAGGCCATGGGCGTGCCCTCCTTTGGGGCCCCGGGAACTCTGGCGGCGCTAGCATTGTTGGTAGAAGCCTTGAAGAAGGGAGGGGCGATGGCTGTCTCGCGCTTCGGTGGGTTCTCCGGACTCTTCGTCCCGCTGAGCGAGGACTCGGGGATGGTCGAGGCCGCTCAGAGGGGGACCTTGGACTTGTACAAGTTGATCGCTTACACGTCTGTCTGCTCGGCCGGGCTGGACATGGTGCCGATTCCTTTGGTAACCCCAGAAACCTTGGCCTCTATAACTCTGGACCAACTCATGATAGGTGTAATAAATAGCAAGCCGTTAGGAGTTCGCTTGCTGCCAGTTCCCGACGCCAAGCCTGGGGACGTTATCGAGTTAGGCGGCCTCTTGGGGAGAGGAGTGGTGCTCCCGGTGGAGGACTTGCGCCCCAACAACTTCATAAGGTTGAAAGGCCACGTCCCCCCTCCGACGCTCAGGCTCCACAGAGGCTGA
- a CDS encoding phosphoribosyltransferase codes for MYEVVSWEEVHKMSLELAKAIGDSVDAVVGLLRGGYVPAHLIADALGLELYVMRIKSYRGIGKKGKPVVTLPLIGNVTDLRILLVDDVCDSGETLSVAKKFLEAYSPKSITTAVLFKKPQCSEEVDLWVKESGNWIVFPWDASETLREDPSVKGALEEALGVELDILGEGGGSGEA; via the coding sequence ATGTACGAAGTCGTGAGTTGGGAAGAAGTCCACAAGATGAGTTTGGAGTTGGCAAAGGCGATCGGCGATTCGGTGGACGCAGTGGTGGGTCTCTTAAGGGGAGGCTACGTCCCGGCCCACCTAATAGCAGATGCCTTGGGCTTGGAATTGTACGTCATGAGAATCAAGAGTTACAGAGGGATAGGGAAGAAGGGCAAACCGGTCGTCACGCTGCCGCTCATTGGCAACGTGACGGACTTGAGAATCCTCTTAGTGGACGACGTGTGCGACTCCGGCGAGACCTTGAGCGTCGCTAAGAAGTTCCTCGAGGCTTACTCCCCCAAGTCAATAACTACCGCAGTTTTGTTCAAAAAACCTCAGTGCTCGGAGGAGGTTGATCTCTGGGTCAAGGAGAGCGGGAACTGGATCGTCTTCCCGTGGGACGCGTCTGAAACGCTCAGAGAGGACCCCAGCGTTAAGGGCGCCCTAGAGGAGGCCTTGGGGGTCGAGCTTGATATTCTGGGGGAAGGCGGAGGTTCCGGAGAGGCCTAG
- a CDS encoding mechanosensitive ion channel family protein: protein MELWLYVTVPYSILLVLAYLFLRIKIIKDMVKRRIMTPTSAKDVTHILDYIFMIMLIVGDFVGYLSPQVLAFLLSALLITTPFLLWDVVRSIVHYYIITSTKIVNVGNFVILTRGVRGWIKRITPFFVELRGEYEETIRVPNSLVAMELVRIPSRSLPFTLTVRFYGVNDFNAIEEALKDAVVYTKKFSVAEPKIKVRGVGNDWIEYELTYGLRNYEVTNDIMKLLANKLGKLVEGVKFEIRREHSLMVK, encoded by the coding sequence GTGGAGCTGTGGCTGTACGTTACCGTCCCCTACTCGATATTACTCGTGCTTGCTTACTTGTTCTTAAGGATAAAGATAATAAAGGACATGGTTAAGAGGAGGATAATGACCCCGACGAGTGCCAAAGACGTAACCCACATACTCGACTACATCTTCATGATAATGTTAATTGTAGGGGACTTCGTAGGGTACCTGTCTCCTCAAGTACTAGCGTTCTTACTCTCTGCGTTACTGATCACCACGCCGTTCCTCCTCTGGGACGTAGTGAGGTCCATCGTCCACTACTACATAATAACGTCCACTAAGATAGTCAACGTAGGCAACTTCGTTATCTTAACGAGGGGCGTGAGGGGCTGGATAAAGAGGATAACGCCGTTCTTCGTAGAGCTCAGGGGAGAGTACGAGGAAACCATAAGAGTGCCCAACAGCTTGGTCGCGATGGAGCTCGTGAGGATACCGAGCCGTTCCTTGCCCTTCACGCTAACCGTCCGGTTCTACGGGGTGAATGACTTCAACGCCATTGAAGAGGCCTTGAAGGACGCTGTCGTTTACACCAAGAAGTTCAGCGTTGCCGAACCCAAAATAAAGGTAAGGGGGGTGGGGAACGACTGGATCGAGTACGAGCTCACCTACGGACTGAGGAACTATGAAGTCACAAACGACATAATGAAGTTGTTGGCAAACAAGCTGGGGAAGCTAGTAGAGGGGGTAAAGTTCGAGATAAGGAGGGAGCACTCGCTAATGGTGAAGTGA
- a CDS encoding potassium channel family protein: MKILVVGIGELGRRVATDLSLKGYDVVAVDVNSEKCQALAREADVMVINRDATDPSLYEELELGSFDVVIASTDRDEVNLFVAAVAKEYGVGNIVVVTRTAKASELIEMLGLADVTFPSPIVSAKLVLSYIEGKYGIVELTKVLSGKYGIYSIEITSGDSSVGMKISEIKEILPKDVMILAVFNGEQFVEPEEELTLEPGYILILLAPVGREEEIESALR, encoded by the coding sequence TTGAAAATCTTAGTCGTAGGGATAGGCGAGTTGGGGCGCCGCGTGGCCACCGACTTAAGCTTGAAAGGTTACGACGTAGTGGCGGTTGACGTTAACAGCGAGAAGTGTCAAGCGCTGGCGAGGGAGGCAGACGTCATGGTGATCAACAGGGACGCCACGGACCCGAGCCTCTATGAAGAGCTCGAGCTGGGGAGCTTCGACGTAGTCATAGCCTCCACAGACCGGGATGAAGTAAACTTGTTCGTAGCTGCAGTAGCAAAGGAATACGGGGTAGGGAACATAGTGGTCGTCACGAGGACGGCCAAAGCCTCAGAGCTTATAGAGATGTTAGGTCTGGCGGACGTCACTTTCCCATCGCCGATAGTGTCGGCCAAGCTCGTGCTCAGCTACATCGAGGGTAAATACGGGATAGTGGAGCTGACTAAGGTCCTCAGCGGCAAGTACGGGATATACTCAATAGAGATCACTTCGGGAGACAGCAGCGTAGGCATGAAAATAAGCGAAATAAAAGAGATATTGCCAAAGGACGTGATGATATTAGCGGTCTTCAACGGCGAACAGTTCGTGGAACCCGAGGAGGAATTAACTTTGGAGCCGGGGTACATCCTGATCTTACTCGCCCCGGTCGGGAGGGAGGAGGAGATCGAGAGCGCGCTGAGGTGA
- a CDS encoding metallophosphoesterase family protein gives MLALAFSDVHSPKYLHLLKADGRYRLTLMAGDLVERSRVENLRPVVEFAKSRSDFIISVFGNEEYREKEEEFREAYPEVRWLDDEYAVMDLGGPCVSVVGSRGSLLRPTSWQRKHLPNIEEEYSKKPEVIRKLIREAKKECPTVIYLSHYAPTWKTLVGEKRSIWPYLGDPRIERVLLEEGVRLAVHGHAHYGRVAYVNLGRLTIYNVALPARGKPTKIAIGVQRKLI, from the coding sequence TTGTTAGCGCTCGCGTTTTCCGACGTCCATTCCCCTAAATACCTCCATCTATTAAAAGCTGACGGTCGCTACCGCCTAACCCTGATGGCCGGCGACTTGGTGGAGAGGTCTAGGGTAGAGAACTTGCGGCCAGTTGTGGAGTTCGCCAAGTCCAGATCGGACTTCATCATATCGGTCTTCGGGAACGAGGAGTACAGGGAGAAGGAGGAGGAGTTCAGGGAGGCCTACCCGGAAGTCCGCTGGCTGGACGACGAGTACGCGGTGATGGACTTGGGAGGTCCGTGCGTTAGCGTGGTGGGTTCCCGGGGCTCTCTGTTGAGGCCCACCTCTTGGCAGAGGAAGCACTTGCCCAACATAGAGGAGGAGTACTCTAAGAAGCCCGAAGTCATTAGAAAGTTAATAAGGGAGGCTAAGAAGGAGTGTCCCACAGTCATCTACTTGAGTCATTATGCTCCTACGTGGAAGACGTTGGTGGGCGAGAAGAGGAGCATATGGCCTTACTTGGGCGACCCCAGGATCGAAAGGGTGTTGTTGGAAGAGGGAGTAAGGCTGGCCGTCCACGGCCACGCCCACTACGGCAGGGTGGCCTACGTCAACTTGGGTAGGTTGACCATCTATAACGTGGCACTCCCGGCCAGGGGAAAGCCGACGAAGATAGCCATAGGTGTGCAGCGGAAGCTCATTTAG
- a CDS encoding RNA-binding domain-containing protein produces the protein MIERVEVTVIIHATEDPEKVMESVFNLLGLNKEDVDEVETLRSRGHHGNPITYVKMVIKGKKAQKALRNIISRMDELEYQILKREMDLRTEGSKLYLRFDKQRAYLNEVSLSTGSDVVRVVAVFKGRVDEGALEKFRRADSAGR, from the coding sequence ATGATAGAGAGGGTAGAAGTAACCGTTATAATACACGCGACCGAAGACCCCGAAAAGGTCATGGAATCCGTATTCAACTTGTTGGGTCTTAATAAAGAGGACGTGGACGAGGTCGAGACGCTTAGGTCGAGGGGGCACCACGGCAACCCCATTACGTACGTAAAGATGGTGATTAAGGGCAAGAAGGCACAAAAGGCGCTTAGGAACATAATTAGTAGGATGGACGAGCTCGAGTATCAGATACTGAAGCGTGAGATGGACTTGAGGACCGAGGGGAGCAAGCTTTACTTGAGGTTTGACAAACAGAGGGCCTACTTGAACGAGGTATCGTTGAGCACGGGCTCTGACGTGGTGCGCGTGGTCGCCGTGTTCAAGGGCAGGGTGGACGAAGGGGCGTTGGAGAAGTTTAGGAGGGCTGACAGCGCCGGGAGATAG
- a CDS encoding RecB-family nuclease — protein sequence MKKVFVVAHAPTSVQRLEDLAKLAFGFGEPVSGLVVTKPSGAAAQIGVPEVSKLAYKLDKAFFVFPDIDDALELLKPQRVYTVSREYGEEVERVEAEGVTLVVVGASEPGLSKLEASKGKAIYPKGLEGEIGPIGAAALILAGLK from the coding sequence TTGAAGAAGGTATTCGTCGTCGCACATGCGCCCACGAGCGTCCAACGCTTAGAGGACTTGGCCAAGCTCGCCTTCGGTTTCGGGGAGCCCGTGAGCGGACTCGTGGTCACGAAGCCCTCGGGCGCCGCGGCACAGATAGGCGTCCCAGAGGTGAGCAAGTTGGCGTACAAACTGGACAAGGCGTTTTTCGTCTTCCCAGACATAGACGACGCGTTGGAGTTGCTGAAGCCCCAGAGGGTGTACACGGTCTCAAGGGAGTACGGCGAGGAAGTGGAGCGCGTGGAGGCGGAGGGCGTAACCCTAGTCGTGGTGGGCGCCAGCGAGCCCGGGCTCAGCAAGCTAGAGGCCTCTAAGGGGAAGGCAATTTACCCTAAGGGCTTGGAGGGCGAGATAGGCCCTATAGGCGCCGCGGCCTTAATTTTGGCGGGCTTGAAATGA